One part of the Halopenitus persicus genome encodes these proteins:
- a CDS encoding amino acid permease — translation MSFFDITFIGVGAMIGAGVFALTGFAAGLAGPALILAFALNGFVALFTAVSYAELGAAFPEAGGGYLWVKEALVDPNGFYAGWMSWFAHAVACSLYAVTFGVFLTEFLVYGGVLAEGFHLLGFIGRELLDKILAVLMISLFAYINYRGAEETGKAGVIVTFIKVAILGVFVAFGILATVQTPNWPTKFLNSPGFAPNGVVGIIGAMGFTYIAFEGYEIIVQSGEEVVDPGTNVPKAVFYSLAIVVPIYVLVAFAAIGGIETIPELADRAGVSVGAPTWQVLGNLGELGIIEAAGQFVPYGVPLLLVAGLTATMSALNATVYSSSRVSFAMGRDKALPELLSEVHPEKRTPHVAIFLSAVLIALMAVTLPIESVAASADIMFILLFVQVNWTVIKMRKTHPDLPRTYEVPYMPWPPLIGIVLQFLLTPFLLSALGMEIGLGPDSHGFIALVTTAIWMGLGLLLYYGYSRRKAEEKIEEETPTVTTEQAPAEERREREQRILVPVANPATVEQLMRTALDLAEQRDAEIEVVSVATVPRQTPISEGRQFVDEERAVIDQAIDFADEERPGIPVSGKIRIGHDVSRAILNTIEQDDIGLVLMGWRSRPRRRDFVLGSNVDEVVTKARCDVLVERVGPAADSASIGEVDSILLPTAGGPHAEFATEIARAVARRNDAHVKVIYVRSTDSDRDGDARSILDSTVAALENLETSTEIIDGTNIGDSIVEEAADHDLTIIGASREGLLQQVVFGAIPEEVGRRADSTVIMVKRNLGIASRITRWFKSRRS, via the coding sequence ATGAGCTTCTTCGATATCACGTTCATCGGCGTTGGTGCGATGATCGGGGCCGGCGTTTTCGCCCTCACGGGCTTCGCCGCGGGGCTCGCGGGGCCCGCACTGATCCTCGCGTTCGCTCTGAACGGCTTCGTTGCGCTGTTTACGGCCGTCTCCTATGCCGAACTCGGAGCCGCGTTCCCGGAGGCAGGTGGCGGCTATCTCTGGGTGAAAGAAGCGCTCGTCGATCCGAACGGCTTCTATGCGGGCTGGATGTCCTGGTTCGCCCACGCCGTCGCCTGTTCGCTGTACGCGGTGACGTTCGGCGTGTTTCTCACCGAGTTCCTGGTCTACGGTGGTGTTCTCGCGGAGGGGTTCCATCTTCTGGGGTTCATCGGCCGCGAACTGCTGGATAAGATCCTCGCGGTCCTTATGATCTCTCTGTTCGCATATATCAACTATCGGGGGGCCGAGGAAACCGGCAAGGCCGGCGTCATCGTGACGTTCATCAAAGTCGCCATCCTCGGCGTTTTCGTTGCCTTCGGCATTCTTGCGACGGTTCAGACGCCGAACTGGCCCACGAAATTCCTCAATAGTCCCGGGTTTGCACCGAACGGTGTCGTCGGTATCATCGGCGCGATGGGCTTCACGTACATCGCCTTCGAGGGCTACGAGATCATCGTCCAGTCCGGCGAAGAGGTGGTCGATCCGGGAACGAACGTCCCGAAGGCGGTCTTCTACTCGCTGGCGATCGTCGTGCCGATCTACGTTCTCGTCGCCTTCGCCGCGATCGGTGGGATCGAGACGATACCCGAATTGGCCGACCGAGCGGGCGTCTCGGTGGGTGCGCCCACGTGGCAAGTGCTCGGTAATCTGGGCGAACTCGGCATCATCGAGGCGGCCGGACAGTTCGTCCCCTACGGCGTCCCGTTACTCCTGGTCGCTGGCCTGACGGCAACGATGAGCGCACTGAACGCGACCGTGTACTCCTCCTCACGCGTTTCGTTCGCGATGGGGCGCGACAAGGCCCTCCCCGAGCTCCTCAGCGAGGTCCACCCCGAGAAGCGAACGCCACACGTGGCGATCTTCCTCTCGGCGGTGCTCATCGCGCTGATGGCGGTGACGCTACCCATCGAATCAGTCGCCGCCTCCGCCGACATCATGTTCATTCTGCTGTTCGTGCAGGTCAACTGGACGGTCATCAAGATGCGCAAGACCCACCCTGACCTGCCACGGACGTACGAAGTCCCGTACATGCCGTGGCCGCCGCTCATCGGGATCGTCCTCCAGTTCCTGTTGACGCCGTTCCTCCTGTCGGCCCTGGGTATGGAAATCGGTCTGGGACCCGACTCCCACGGATTCATCGCGCTCGTGACCACGGCCATCTGGATGGGTCTGGGACTGCTCCTGTATTACGGCTACTCGCGGCGGAAAGCGGAGGAAAAGATCGAGGAGGAAACGCCGACCGTCACGACCGAGCAAGCCCCCGCCGAAGAACGGCGCGAGCGGGAGCAGCGGATCCTCGTTCCGGTAGCGAATCCGGCGACCGTCGAGCAGTTGATGCGGACGGCGCTCGATCTTGCCGAACAGCGAGACGCCGAGATAGAGGTGGTAAGCGTCGCCACCGTTCCGCGCCAGACGCCGATTTCGGAGGGGCGCCAGTTCGTCGATGAGGAACGCGCCGTCATCGACCAGGCGATCGACTTTGCGGACGAAGAGCGCCCGGGCATCCCGGTGAGTGGCAAAATCCGCATCGGACACGACGTGTCCCGGGCGATCCTCAATACGATCGAACAGGACGATATCGGTCTCGTGCTGATGGGCTGGCGGAGTCGCCCCCGTCGTCGTGATTTCGTCCTGGGGAGTAACGTCGACGAGGTGGTGACCAAGGCTCGCTGTGACGTTTTGGTTGAGCGTGTCGGTCCTGCCGCAGACAGTGCGTCCATCGGCGAAGTGGATTCGATCCTCCTGCCGACGGCTGGCGGTCCTCACGCCGAGTTCGCAACGGAGATCGCCCGTGCCGTTGCCAGACGGAACGATGCTCACGTCAAAGTGATATACGTTCGATCCACCGACTCGGACCGTGACGGCGATGCCCGATCGATTCTCGATTCGACCGTCGCTGCACTCGAGAACTTGGAGACGTCGACGGAGATCATCGACGGAACGAACATCGGGGATTCCATCGTCGAAGAAGCAGCCGACCACGACCTCACTATCATTGGGGCGTCTCGTGAAGGGCTCCTCCAGCAGGTCGTGTTCGGGGCCATTCCCGAAGAGGTCGGCCGGCGAGCGGACAGCACCGTCATTATGGTGAAACGGAACCTCGGGATCGCGTCACGCATAACTCGGTGGTTCAAAAGCCGCCGGTCGTAA
- a CDS encoding trimeric intracellular cation channel family protein, translating into MNSIGLIAFALVGSAKAIREEFDLFGITVVGLTTAFVGGATRDVIVGRIPLALSSMGEITLGMVGVSLAVGLHLVLESPDDHPITVVSDAVGLAAFTTAGAIVAVETGVSSFGVVAIATINAVGGGAFADILLDRSPFILVTDFYASCAVLGGTTYWILAVAFGASNLAAALCATVTVGTRLYAVWFGWHLPTAQTVGAALDGLFGNGSK; encoded by the coding sequence ATGAACTCGATCGGGCTGATCGCGTTCGCCCTCGTCGGATCCGCGAAGGCGATCCGCGAGGAGTTCGACCTGTTCGGGATCACCGTCGTCGGCCTCACCACCGCGTTCGTCGGCGGCGCGACCAGGGACGTGATCGTCGGTCGGATCCCGCTCGCGCTCAGCTCGATGGGCGAGATCACCCTCGGAATGGTCGGCGTCAGCCTCGCCGTGGGATTACATCTCGTGTTGGAGTCCCCCGACGATCATCCGATAACCGTCGTCTCGGACGCGGTCGGATTGGCGGCGTTCACGACTGCGGGCGCCATCGTGGCGGTCGAAACGGGCGTCTCAAGCTTCGGCGTCGTCGCGATCGCCACGATCAACGCGGTCGGGGGCGGCGCGTTCGCCGACATCCTGCTCGACCGGTCGCCGTTCATCCTGGTGACCGACTTCTACGCGAGCTGTGCCGTTCTGGGCGGGACGACCTACTGGATCCTCGCGGTCGCGTTCGGCGCCAGCAATCTCGCAGCTGCGCTGTGTGCGACGGTCACCGTCGGAACCCGGCTGTACGCCGTCTGGTTCGGGTGGCACCTTCCGACCGCCCAGACGGTCGGCGCGGCGCTCGACGGGTTGTTCGGCAACGGCTCGAAGTGA
- a CDS encoding amidohydrolase, with product MTSTQTIPSNAELTELRREFHRHPEPGWCEFRTTVRIVEELERMGVDEIHVGPDALDSEERLGVPDDDVLAEWYEKAAAGTDRTDLLERLRGGHTGAVAVVRNGEGPTVGLRVDIDALPITESTDDDHRPVAEGFRSTNEGYMHACGHDAHITLGLGVLRTVLESDFEGTFKVFFQPSEELLGGGKAMASGPHIDDVDYLFGAHVGLDVPVGTVVAGLDEALALSRMDVTFEGESAHAGLAPNEGRNAVQAFIAAADNVYGIPRHREGNTRVNVGQLRSDNAANVIADRVTASIEVRGESTELMEYMRDAVRRYVDTAAEMHECEAEVELTGESIRQDCDEELVDLVSGTVTDRSDSLSLVRRDALAASEDATYLMQAVSENGGAATYLGIGASNPSGHHTPRFDVDEACLPIGVDVLSASVLQLLS from the coding sequence ATGACATCGACACAGACGATCCCATCGAACGCGGAATTGACTGAATTGCGGCGCGAGTTCCACCGCCATCCCGAACCCGGTTGGTGTGAGTTCCGAACGACGGTGCGGATCGTCGAGGAACTGGAACGAATGGGCGTCGACGAGATCCACGTCGGGCCCGACGCCCTCGACTCCGAGGAGCGACTGGGGGTGCCCGACGACGACGTCCTCGCGGAGTGGTACGAGAAGGCGGCCGCCGGGACCGACCGGACGGACCTCCTCGAGCGGCTACGGGGCGGTCACACCGGCGCCGTCGCGGTCGTGCGGAACGGCGAGGGCCCGACCGTCGGCCTGCGCGTGGACATCGACGCGCTGCCGATCACCGAATCGACCGACGACGACCACCGGCCGGTCGCCGAGGGGTTCCGATCGACGAACGAGGGGTACATGCACGCCTGCGGGCACGACGCCCACATCACGCTCGGGCTCGGGGTTCTCCGGACGGTGCTCGAGAGCGACTTCGAGGGAACGTTCAAAGTCTTCTTCCAGCCCTCCGAGGAGCTGCTGGGCGGCGGCAAGGCGATGGCTTCGGGCCCCCACATCGACGACGTCGACTACCTGTTCGGCGCCCACGTCGGCCTCGACGTCCCCGTCGGGACGGTCGTCGCCGGGCTCGACGAGGCGCTGGCGCTCTCCCGGATGGACGTCACCTTCGAGGGCGAGTCGGCCCACGCCGGGCTGGCCCCCAACGAGGGACGAAACGCGGTCCAGGCGTTCATCGCGGCCGCCGACAACGTCTACGGCATCCCGCGCCACCGGGAGGGGAACACGCGCGTGAACGTCGGGCAGCTCCGCTCGGACAACGCCGCGAACGTCATCGCCGACCGGGTCACCGCGTCGATCGAGGTCCGCGGCGAGTCGACCGAGCTGATGGAGTACATGCGCGACGCCGTCCGCCGATACGTCGACACGGCGGCCGAGATGCACGAATGTGAGGCCGAGGTCGAGCTCACCGGCGAGTCGATCCGGCAGGACTGTGACGAGGAGCTCGTGGACCTCGTGAGCGGGACGGTGACCGACCGGTCGGACTCGCTCTCGCTCGTGCGCCGCGACGCCCTGGCCGCCAGCGAGGACGCGACGTACCTGATGCAGGCCGTCTCCGAAAACGGCGGCGCGGCGACGTACCTCGGCATCGGCGCGAGCAACCCGAGCGGCCATCACACCCCGCGGTTCGACGTCGACGAGGCGTGCCTGCCGATCGGCGTCGATGTGCTGTCGGCGTCCGTCCTGCAGCTGCTCTCGTAG
- a CDS encoding DUF5058 family protein: MDIANSRWLWLSTIPVVSVVLLQAAIFLRRAWRDGKEMGLSEDQLRTGFKTGLISAIGPAVAVLVGMLALIATVGGPVAWMRLSVIGSVAFELPAAELGVSQFGYGLGDEGITETAYATAVWSMTLGGTGWLLVSALGTPHMEKARQKLGNGKDKLIPIISSAAMLGAFAYFLTGEVAAGTPETGSVAVGGLVMLLLLRIADQRDVQWIREWALGVAMIVGLFVGVALQVTVGSWW; the protein is encoded by the coding sequence ATGGATATCGCTAACAGTCGGTGGTTGTGGCTCTCCACGATACCGGTCGTCTCGGTGGTGCTGTTGCAGGCGGCGATCTTCCTCCGACGGGCCTGGCGGGACGGGAAGGAGATGGGGCTCTCCGAGGACCAGCTGCGAACCGGGTTCAAGACCGGCCTGATCTCGGCGATCGGTCCCGCCGTCGCGGTCCTCGTCGGAATGTTGGCGCTGATCGCCACCGTGGGCGGCCCGGTCGCCTGGATGCGGCTCTCCGTGATCGGATCGGTCGCGTTCGAGCTTCCGGCAGCCGAGCTGGGGGTGAGCCAGTTCGGATACGGACTGGGCGATGAGGGCATCACCGAGACCGCGTACGCGACGGCGGTCTGGTCGATGACGCTCGGCGGAACCGGCTGGCTGCTGGTCTCGGCGCTCGGAACGCCGCACATGGAGAAGGCGAGACAGAAGCTGGGGAACGGCAAGGACAAGCTCATCCCGATCATCAGCTCGGCCGCGATGCTCGGGGCCTTCGCCTACTTCCTGACCGGCGAGGTCGCGGCGGGGACCCCCGAGACGGGGTCGGTCGCGGTCGGGGGGCTCGTGATGCTGCTCCTCCTCCGGATCGCCGACCAGCGGGACGTCCAGTGGATACGGGAGTGGGCGCTCGGCGTGGCGATGATCGTCGGTCTGTTCGTCGGCGTGGCGCTGCAAGTGACCGTCGGGAGTTGGTGGTAA